A single region of the Acetivibrio cellulolyticus CD2 genome encodes:
- a CDS encoding GDSL-type esterase/lipase family protein, with product MILIVRKFKVLSVVMVIITIFAAVFVFQNRAFSAETTTKIMPLGDSITACGNWRQLLLSNLTSSGYNVEFVGSQNYLTPHEGHSGIGPIGLATTGDLKNWLSTTNPQIVIMHLGTNNSWGNNQAPEIISSFTTLVSQMRANNPNMKIMVAKIIPMHPTASGESCNNNVIDLNSRIDDWAKGLSTTQSPIIVVDQYTGFDTTTDTYDGVHPNDSGCIKMADKWFAALKDVLNPFASATPSASATPTPTSTSLIGDVDGNENVNSIDFGYMRKYLLGLITEFPNREAGIKAADIDGNGTFNSIDFGHMRNFLIGKGTIPPASAS from the coding sequence GTGATTTTAATAGTTAGGAAGTTTAAAGTTTTATCAGTTGTTATGGTAATAATTACAATCTTTGCTGCTGTTTTTGTTTTTCAAAACAGGGCTTTTTCAGCGGAGACGACAACCAAAATAATGCCTTTAGGAGACTCAATTACGGCATGTGGCAATTGGCGTCAATTGCTTTTATCAAACTTAACAAGTAGTGGTTATAATGTTGAGTTTGTCGGGTCTCAAAATTATTTAACACCACATGAGGGACATAGTGGAATTGGGCCAATTGGTCTTGCAACCACGGGCGATTTGAAAAATTGGCTATCCACTACAAATCCGCAAATCGTTATAATGCATTTAGGTACGAACAATAGTTGGGGTAACAATCAGGCACCTGAGATTATTTCTTCTTTCACGACACTTGTAAGTCAAATGAGAGCAAACAACCCCAATATGAAAATCATGGTGGCAAAAATAATACCCATGCATCCAACTGCTTCAGGCGAATCATGTAACAACAATGTAATCGATCTCAATTCCAGAATCGATGATTGGGCTAAAGGGTTGTCTACCACCCAATCTCCTATTATAGTTGTAGACCAATATACCGGATTCGATACAACAACCGATACATATGACGGTGTTCATCCAAATGACAGTGGATGTATAAAAATGGCCGATAAGTGGTTTGCAGCTTTAAAAGATGTTCTTAACCCATTTGCATCTGCAACTCCATCTGCATCTGCAACTCCAACTCCAACAAGTACATCGTTAATTGGTGATGTTGATGGTAATGAAAATGTAAATTCAATTGATTTTGGTTATATGAGAAAATATTTGCTTGGACTGATTACTGAATTTCCTAACAGAGAAGCGGGAATAAAGGCAGCAGATATTGATGGAAACGGCACCTTTAACTCAATCGACTTTGGACATATGAGGAATTTCTTAATTGGAAAAGGTACAATACCACCAGCATCAGCATCATAA
- a CDS encoding MFS transporter has protein sequence MEQSEEMIYKNRYLILINVVLMTFMACIDGSIVNVALNNMAEKLGVSDASITWVVTSYLIVISSTILIFGRLGDIKGKVKVFKWGIGLFTFGSLLCGISNSLSVLIVSRVIQGIGAAGAMATNQGIITQVFPANERGKALGITGTSVALGSMVGPPLGGFIIDVLSWKYIFLINIPIGIFAIIMGMKVLPVSNKKSIQEKFDFKGAVLFCIAIVAFFCSISFGGEGKNGFANPLVISGFILSAVALVVFIIVERKLEAPLLQLGIFRNPMFSLSIFCALISFTCISCTNIIQPFYLQDVMKYSPSMTGLLLMISPFILFFVAPISGSLSDKIGSEFLTFLGLSLTSLGLFLLSTLNENSSIPVLVVFLVITTIGNGMFQSPNTSMIMSTVPPDKLGVAGSTNALVRNIGIVLGVSLSTTLLYRMMSFKLGRPVTNFIAGREDLFVFGMKFVYIFAGAICAFGALLTAFRLFGKRSGSA, from the coding sequence ATGGAACAGTCGGAAGAAATGATTTATAAGAACAGATATTTAATTTTAATAAATGTTGTATTGATGACATTTATGGCATGCATTGATGGAAGTATCGTAAATGTGGCACTGAATAACATGGCTGAAAAATTAGGGGTTTCAGATGCATCCATAACATGGGTAGTGACATCCTACCTTATCGTTATTTCATCAACTATTCTGATATTTGGCAGACTTGGGGATATTAAAGGAAAAGTAAAAGTGTTTAAATGGGGAATAGGATTGTTTACATTCGGTTCTCTATTGTGTGGGATCTCGAATTCATTGTCGGTTTTGATTGTTTCGAGGGTAATTCAGGGAATCGGTGCAGCAGGAGCAATGGCTACAAACCAGGGGATTATAACACAGGTGTTTCCCGCAAATGAAAGAGGTAAAGCGTTAGGAATTACCGGAACCTCGGTGGCATTGGGAAGTATGGTTGGCCCGCCTCTTGGAGGATTTATTATAGATGTACTTAGCTGGAAATATATATTTTTAATAAACATACCCATAGGCATATTTGCCATTATAATGGGAATGAAAGTTCTTCCTGTAAGTAACAAAAAAAGTATTCAAGAGAAATTTGACTTTAAAGGAGCAGTTCTCTTCTGTATAGCTATTGTGGCGTTTTTTTGTTCGATATCGTTTGGCGGAGAAGGAAAAAATGGTTTTGCCAACCCGTTGGTAATTTCAGGTTTCATATTGTCGGCGGTAGCTTTGGTAGTATTCATAATTGTAGAAAGGAAATTGGAAGCACCTCTTTTGCAGTTGGGGATTTTTAGAAATCCGATGTTTTCCTTGAGCATATTTTGTGCGCTTATTTCTTTTACTTGTATTAGTTGCACAAATATTATACAACCCTTTTATCTTCAGGATGTAATGAAATATTCTCCTTCAATGACAGGGCTTTTGCTGATGATCTCCCCATTTATTTTGTTTTTTGTTGCTCCAATCAGCGGATCTTTGTCGGATAAAATCGGATCGGAATTTCTTACATTTCTGGGATTATCGTTAACTAGTTTGGGGCTATTCCTTTTATCAACTTTGAACGAGAATTCCAGTATACCGGTTTTAGTAGTTTTTCTTGTGATTACTACAATAGGAAATGGAATGTTTCAATCTCCAAACACTTCAATGATTATGTCCACGGTACCCCCGGACAAGCTTGGGGTTGCAGGCAGTACCAATGCACTCGTTAGAAATATTGGAATTGTTCTGGGCGTATCATTATCTACAACGCTTTTGTACAGAATGATGAGCTTCAAACTCGGTCGGCCTGTTACAAATTTCATAGCAGGAAGGGAAGATTTATTTGTATTTGGTATGAAATTTGTGTATATATTTGCAGGCGCAATCTGTGCTTTTGGTGCATTATTAACAGCATTTAGACTATTTGGTAAAAGATCAGGCTCAGCTTAA
- a CDS encoding NADH-ubiquinone oxidoreductase-F iron-sulfur binding region domain-containing protein: MNIVGRRRKILIKSLDDLNQVRQQYSDLLALREHRSAPGPRMNIMVCGGTGCLSSDSDKVVKNLELILKARGYADEVKVVRTGCFGFCEQGPIVKIEPDNVFYVRVSPKDAKDIVDEHVAKGNSVERLLFEDPLKKERVHSHEDMAFYKKQVRVALRNCGVINPEDIHEAIAVGAYEAMGMALTKMSRDEVIEVVKKSGLRGRGGGGFPTGLKWEITKKQEGAVKFIICNADEGDPGAFMDRSILEGDPHSVIEAMAIGAYAIGADTGIVYIRAEYPLAVARLNIAIKQARELGVLGKNIFGTDFSFDVTLKYGAGAFVCGEETALINSCEGKRGEPDYKPPYPAEEGYWGHPTCVNNVETFANIPVIITRGAEWFASMGSEKSKGTKVFALAGKINNVGLVEVPMGITLREIIYDIGGGISGGKRFKAVQTGGPSGGVLTEKELDTPIDYDSLLAVGSMMGSGGMIVMDEDDNMVNIAKFYLEFTMDEACGRCAPGRIGTKRLFEMLHNITQGKATMADLDAMKQLAYLIKDSSLCGLCQTAPNPVISTMKHFWNEYLAFVKDVDHPRGEGRYTPKNKIGMKS; encoded by the coding sequence ATGAATATCGTGGGAAGGAGACGAAAAATATTGATAAAGTCCTTAGATGATTTAAATCAAGTCAGGCAGCAATATTCAGACCTTTTGGCATTGAGAGAGCACCGAAGTGCGCCAGGACCCCGTATGAACATCATGGTTTGCGGTGGTACAGGGTGTTTATCAAGCGATAGTGATAAGGTTGTAAAAAATCTGGAGCTTATTCTTAAGGCTCGAGGATATGCTGATGAAGTAAAAGTAGTCAGAACAGGCTGCTTTGGTTTTTGTGAGCAGGGTCCAATAGTCAAAATTGAGCCAGACAATGTATTTTATGTCCGTGTGAGTCCGAAGGACGCCAAGGATATAGTGGATGAGCATGTTGCGAAGGGCAATTCAGTAGAACGGCTTCTTTTTGAAGATCCGCTGAAGAAAGAGAGGGTTCATAGCCACGAGGATATGGCCTTTTATAAAAAGCAGGTTCGTGTTGCGCTCAGAAACTGCGGTGTAATAAATCCTGAGGATATACATGAAGCTATTGCTGTAGGTGCTTATGAAGCTATGGGGATGGCTCTTACCAAGATGTCAAGGGATGAGGTAATTGAGGTGGTAAAAAAGTCGGGGCTTCGCGGACGTGGTGGCGGTGGATTTCCAACAGGACTCAAATGGGAGATAACCAAGAAGCAGGAGGGCGCAGTTAAGTTTATTATATGCAATGCGGATGAGGGTGACCCTGGTGCATTTATGGACAGAAGCATACTTGAGGGAGATCCTCACAGCGTAATAGAAGCAATGGCTATAGGTGCCTATGCTATAGGAGCAGACACGGGAATTGTATATATACGCGCCGAATATCCTCTTGCTGTAGCCAGATTGAATATAGCAATAAAGCAGGCCCGGGAGCTTGGCGTACTTGGAAAGAACATATTTGGTACAGATTTTAGCTTTGATGTGACTTTGAAATATGGCGCCGGCGCTTTTGTGTGTGGTGAAGAGACAGCACTTATCAACTCTTGTGAGGGTAAACGGGGTGAGCCTGATTATAAACCTCCTTATCCTGCAGAGGAGGGGTATTGGGGGCATCCTACATGTGTTAATAATGTAGAAACCTTTGCAAATATTCCAGTTATCATTACACGTGGTGCAGAATGGTTTGCATCTATGGGGAGTGAAAAAAGTAAGGGAACAAAGGTTTTTGCTCTTGCAGGAAAGATAAACAATGTAGGCCTGGTTGAAGTACCAATGGGTATTACACTGCGTGAAATAATATATGATATTGGGGGAGGTATATCAGGAGGCAAAAGATTTAAAGCTGTACAGACGGGTGGACCCTCGGGGGGAGTTTTGACAGAAAAGGAGCTGGATACACCTATTGATTATGACAGCCTTCTGGCAGTCGGTTCAATGATGGGCTCCGGTGGAATGATTGTAATGGATGAAGACGACAACATGGTGAATATTGCAAAATTCTATTTGGAATTTACAATGGATGAAGCTTGTGGAAGATGTGCCCCAGGCCGTATTGGTACTAAGAGGCTGTTTGAAATGCTCCATAATATAACCCAAGGCAAAGCCACTATGGCGGACCTGGATGCAATGAAACAGCTTGCATATCTTATAAAGGACAGCTCCTTGTGTGGATTGTGCCAGACAGCTCCGAATCCTGTAATCAGTACAATGAAGCATTTTTGGAATGAATACCTGGCTTTTGTAAAGGATGTGGACCATCCCCGGGGAGAAGGAAGATACACGCCCAAGAATAAAATCGGAATGAAATCCTAA
- a CDS encoding glycosyl hydrolase — MKKTFGRVLSLLTTAAMACSVLLSMPVSAANSLPVKVEAEACTLGDGAKIATSVYGTNYPGYSGDGFVWASNSGTISMEVTVPENAMYELKTRCWMYLGEIGESRLQVVTVNGVSQGNFYIPNKGGWMDYSFGFFFLKAGTTKIEIGSSGSWGFILYDTVTFDYADMPDLDIDPTPCDANATSETKSLKNYLTSVYGNYVISGQQEIYGGGNDGNSELEFDYIHDKTGKYPAIRGFDLMNYNPMYGWEDGTTQRIIEWTKERGGIATASWHITIPSDFTSYKLGEAVDWTKTSYKPNKTFNAANCLDKSTKEYAYLMLAIDDLAEQLLILQDANVPLLFRPFHEAEGNNNTDGSGAWFWWGSSGAEVYKQLWKLLYTTLTEKYGIHNIIWEVNLYLNANSPQWYPGDDCVDIVAYDKYEGSPYTWKTSAATSAFLTLVNDTKDTKMVALTENDVIPDIQNIVNEGAWWLYFCPWYGEFLTSSRYNDPTLLKTIYNSQYVLTLDELPENLYGGNTGTVTPTPTKTSTPTVTPTPSNGVLGDLNSDGSFNSIDFGLLRSHLLTLTNLPVNLTNGDVDGNGQVNSLDFAYMRQKLLGIISKFPIE; from the coding sequence ATGAAGAAAACATTCGGCAGAGTACTGTCTCTGCTGACGACAGCTGCAATGGCATGTTCCGTTCTTTTATCCATGCCTGTTTCAGCTGCAAATTCTCTGCCTGTAAAAGTTGAAGCGGAAGCTTGTACTCTCGGCGACGGTGCCAAAATTGCTACCAGCGTCTACGGTACTAACTATCCCGGGTATTCAGGCGACGGATTTGTATGGGCATCCAACTCAGGAACAATATCGATGGAAGTTACGGTTCCCGAAAACGCTATGTATGAGCTTAAAACAAGGTGTTGGATGTACCTGGGAGAAATAGGCGAGTCCAGGCTTCAGGTTGTTACTGTTAATGGCGTATCACAGGGAAATTTCTACATTCCAAACAAAGGCGGATGGATGGATTACAGTTTTGGATTCTTCTTTCTAAAAGCAGGTACAACAAAAATTGAGATTGGATCTTCTGGAAGCTGGGGCTTTATACTGTATGACACAGTGACATTTGACTATGCCGATATGCCTGATCTTGACATTGACCCAACTCCATGTGATGCTAATGCAACTTCAGAAACAAAAAGCCTTAAAAATTATCTTACAAGTGTCTACGGAAATTATGTTATTTCCGGCCAACAGGAAATTTACGGCGGCGGAAATGATGGCAATTCGGAACTTGAATTTGATTACATACACGATAAGACAGGCAAATATCCTGCAATCAGAGGCTTTGATCTTATGAACTATAATCCAATGTACGGCTGGGAAGACGGTACAACACAACGTATCATAGAGTGGACAAAAGAACGCGGCGGTATTGCAACAGCATCCTGGCATATCACCATACCATCTGATTTTACAAGTTATAAACTCGGCGAAGCAGTAGATTGGACAAAGACTTCATATAAGCCGAACAAAACCTTTAATGCAGCCAACTGTCTTGATAAATCAACAAAGGAATATGCTTACCTTATGCTTGCAATTGATGACCTTGCCGAACAACTCCTTATTCTCCAGGATGCAAACGTTCCTTTGCTTTTCCGTCCTTTCCATGAAGCTGAAGGCAACAACAACACAGACGGTTCTGGTGCATGGTTCTGGTGGGGATCCTCAGGTGCAGAAGTTTACAAGCAACTTTGGAAACTTCTTTACACTACTCTTACCGAAAAATACGGCATTCATAATATAATTTGGGAAGTAAATCTCTATTTAAATGCAAATTCACCCCAATGGTATCCGGGAGATGATTGTGTAGATATCGTTGCATACGATAAGTATGAAGGATCACCTTACACATGGAAAACAAGTGCTGCAACATCAGCATTTCTAACCCTTGTAAATGACACAAAAGATACAAAAATGGTTGCATTGACTGAAAATGACGTTATTCCTGACATTCAGAACATAGTAAATGAGGGAGCTTGGTGGCTGTATTTCTGCCCATGGTATGGTGAATTCCTTACTAGTTCAAGATATAATGATCCTACACTTCTCAAAACTATCTACAACAGTCAATACGTACTTACTTTAGACGAACTGCCAGAAAACCTTTATGGAGGAAATACAGGAACTGTTACTCCAACTCCAACTAAAACTTCAACACCAACTGTTACACCTACACCATCAAATGGCGTATTAGGTGATTTAAACTCAGATGGAAGCTTTAATTCTATAGACTTTGGTCTTTTAAGATCACACTTGCTTACGTTAACTAATTTACCTGTTAATTTAACAAATGGAGATGTAGATGGAAACGGACAAGTAAACTCCTTGGATTTTGCATATATGAGACAAAAGCTTCTCGGTATAATTAGTAAGTTCCCAATCGAATAA
- a CDS encoding PilZ domain-containing protein — protein sequence MLEKKDLKIKDISNSEYIEKLFKKLSKKKKLNILVNLENGEAKDTILEFRSKEVFVTDTELINEHVKITFIFNDYAFYFFSKVDNVLKIDRPKTLYLLTKRELERHTIEEDEKAYVTINRQQYRILNIHTKGLAFHAPKKIAENGELIRDFKINLDDTTIFLDAEVRHIEKNNSMYIYGLNFKDINWIDKMEIVKYILRTNHTHLANMSDYSDDEIYELFDNSGYLDLTNMGFESNFPEMIKALRKIDNIPHISKSFVYVDENNKILSGANIVKLYNYTFLAQHLAVKKEAKLNIPCKMDIYKAIQNYILNHHYFKYYLAYFDRDLDWHKRLFQDIINYINDPQKFVFETLTWFVASTTDSTPLKKSNIYEVEKLYNFEEFIDYADKNLSDLEKGCYCYNKDIHLDKIKTLYELKDLYAERKMYKVTENGNIVAYLVAEVYSSGINLFNCIDSTKVYFVNTTIDQNEFLKAIYNEMNSFYRKYNKNYFHIVVNTIYGIDFKDINIDNFKRIEAARVIANNDGIREYKNYFKTILR from the coding sequence ATGTTGGAAAAAAAGGATCTGAAGATAAAAGATATTAGCAACAGTGAATATATAGAAAAGCTGTTCAAAAAGCTTTCTAAAAAGAAAAAGCTAAATATCCTGGTAAATTTGGAAAATGGGGAAGCAAAAGACACCATACTCGAGTTTAGAAGTAAGGAAGTATTTGTAACAGATACTGAATTAATAAATGAACATGTAAAAATAACCTTTATCTTTAATGATTATGCCTTTTATTTTTTCTCAAAGGTAGATAACGTTTTAAAAATCGATAGGCCAAAAACTTTATATTTATTGACAAAAAGAGAGCTTGAACGTCACACAATTGAGGAAGATGAAAAAGCTTATGTCACCATTAACAGGCAGCAGTACCGTATTCTTAATATACATACAAAAGGTCTAGCCTTCCATGCTCCTAAAAAAATCGCAGAAAATGGTGAGCTAATACGGGACTTTAAAATAAATTTGGATGACACAACCATTTTTCTAGATGCAGAAGTTCGTCATATTGAAAAAAATAACAGCATGTATATATATGGTTTAAATTTCAAAGATATAAACTGGATAGATAAAATGGAAATTGTCAAATATATCCTTAGAACCAACCATACACATTTAGCCAACATGAGTGATTACTCAGATGACGAAATTTATGAGCTTTTTGACAATTCCGGATACCTAGATCTTACGAATATGGGATTTGAAAGTAATTTCCCAGAAATGATAAAAGCTTTACGTAAAATAGACAATATTCCTCATATATCAAAAAGCTTTGTATATGTAGACGAAAACAATAAAATTCTATCAGGTGCAAATATTGTTAAACTATATAATTATACTTTTTTGGCTCAACACTTAGCAGTTAAAAAAGAAGCAAAACTCAACATTCCATGCAAGATGGATATTTATAAAGCAATACAAAACTACATTCTTAATCACCATTATTTTAAATATTACTTAGCTTATTTTGATAGAGATCTAGATTGGCACAAAAGGTTATTCCAAGATATTATTAATTATATCAACGACCCTCAAAAGTTTGTATTTGAGACTTTGACATGGTTTGTTGCATCAACAACTGACAGCACTCCTCTTAAGAAAAGCAACATATATGAAGTCGAAAAGTTATATAACTTTGAAGAATTTATTGATTATGCTGACAAAAATCTAAGTGACTTAGAAAAAGGCTGTTACTGCTATAATAAAGATATACATCTCGATAAAATCAAAACTCTCTATGAACTTAAAGACCTCTATGCTGAAAGAAAGATGTATAAGGTTACTGAAAATGGTAATATAGTTGCTTACTTGGTTGCAGAAGTATATTCATCTGGCATAAACTTATTTAATTGCATTGATAGTACCAAAGTTTACTTTGTAAATACCACCATTGACCAGAATGAGTTTCTTAAAGCTATTTATAATGAAATGAACAGCTTCTACCGAAAATATAATAAAAACTACTTTCATATAGTTGTAAATACAATCTATGGCATAGATTTCAAAGATATAAATATCGATAACTTTAAACGAATCGAGGCTGCACGCGTCATTGCTAATAATGATGGCATAAGAGAATACAAAAACTACTTTAAAACAATACTGAGGTAA
- a CDS encoding NADH-quinone oxidoreductase subunit NuoE family protein — MTKPQEIDVMKPVEREFPKEKYDELGAFIDNMETTRGALIEILHKAQEIFGYLPRDVQLYVARKLGIPGAEVYGVVSFYSYFTTKPSGKHTISVCMGTACFVRGSDKILEKFKDRLGIESNETTEDSLFTIKDVRCIGACGLAPVVMVDGKVYGRVKEEDVDNIINEYRGKETKNIDKVLR; from the coding sequence ATGACAAAACCTCAGGAAATAGATGTTATGAAGCCGGTTGAGAGGGAGTTTCCAAAGGAAAAATACGATGAACTGGGAGCTTTTATTGATAACATGGAGACGACTAGAGGAGCACTTATTGAAATTCTTCACAAGGCACAGGAGATATTCGGATATCTTCCAAGGGATGTGCAGCTCTATGTAGCAAGAAAGCTGGGAATACCCGGTGCAGAGGTGTATGGCGTGGTTAGCTTTTATTCATATTTTACTACAAAGCCATCAGGAAAGCATACCATAAGTGTTTGTATGGGGACAGCCTGCTTTGTACGTGGATCGGACAAGATATTGGAAAAATTTAAGGATCGGCTTGGAATTGAGTCCAATGAAACTACTGAGGATAGCTTGTTTACAATAAAGGATGTTCGTTGTATTGGGGCTTGCGGTCTTGCACCTGTAGTGATGGTTGATGGTAAGGTTTATGGCAGGGTAAAGGAAGAAGATGTGGACAACATCATAAATGAATATCGTGGGAAGGAGACGAAAAATATTGATAAAGTCCTTAGATGA
- a CDS encoding HD domain-containing phosphohydrolase has product MIYSFSFILLHLSFISMIYLFIISLRRFYNGAKNTSTVAFALMTFSISIWCLGQLLEVYTRYFTGKTQMATVYLYFTGMILVPYFSLGFCYTFVNAKAQIRYRWFIYLIPQLISLSILFTNDWTHLFIVKYSPINLYMQIGPYFKIHSLIISYPYIILGLYFLYYKGFFVKETSKLNSKQSFLCLLGILIPLIVNTLSTFKICQMPTYLTAVASIFTSVMWYIAILKYNFISSNSIAIRYIFDNISDSILVVSENLLIIDFNEKFQRTFTDVDFEKNVNIKTLRNKSDNPLNILNKLEHLLECETKNNRQLLQVGSKNKYFEVECIHVEKCNILIFKDVNNQHWQVIETIIKLVDAKNKYTSGHSTRVAEYAIKIGIQLGLDKSDVLQLWSCGIAHDIGKIGVPDEILNSDKRYARDSEEMKLLEKHVVIGASILGGLEEFREMQPIVLYHHERIDGKGYLGIKGPEIPLFSKIIAVADTYDAMSSGRKYQDKPIRECHEVLNILEDGSIGTQLDSECFYAFVEAMKREGYIQNMRSAEGKFIGTGKLHDFVVREAVSNKLIIREDYENDFRIDVDRLYQLLS; this is encoded by the coding sequence ATGATATATAGTTTTTCATTCATACTCCTTCATTTATCATTTATTTCTATGATATATTTGTTTATCATCAGCCTAAGGCGATTTTACAACGGGGCAAAAAACACATCCACGGTTGCCTTTGCCCTTATGACTTTTTCCATATCTATATGGTGTTTGGGCCAACTCTTGGAAGTATATACAAGGTATTTTACAGGTAAAACACAGATGGCTACAGTTTATCTGTATTTTACAGGGATGATCCTTGTACCATACTTTAGTTTAGGGTTTTGTTACACGTTTGTAAACGCCAAAGCCCAAATAAGGTATAGATGGTTCATCTATCTAATACCTCAATTGATATCACTGTCCATTCTATTTACCAATGACTGGACTCATCTATTTATAGTCAAGTACTCACCAATTAACTTGTACATGCAAATAGGTCCATACTTTAAAATACATAGCCTTATTATATCTTATCCATATATTATATTAGGGTTATACTTTTTATATTATAAAGGCTTCTTCGTAAAAGAAACTAGTAAGTTAAATAGTAAACAGAGTTTTTTATGCTTATTGGGCATACTCATTCCACTTATTGTAAATACTCTTAGCACTTTTAAAATATGTCAAATGCCAACCTACCTTACCGCTGTAGCATCAATATTTACTTCTGTAATGTGGTATATTGCAATTCTAAAGTATAATTTTATTTCTTCTAATAGTATTGCAATACGGTATATCTTTGATAATATCAGTGACAGTATTTTAGTTGTAAGTGAAAACTTATTAATTATCGACTTTAATGAAAAATTTCAGAGAACGTTTACCGATGTCGACTTTGAAAAAAATGTAAACATCAAAACACTTAGAAATAAAAGCGATAACCCACTAAACATACTAAATAAACTAGAACACTTACTTGAGTGTGAAACTAAAAACAATCGCCAACTCTTACAAGTGGGCAGTAAAAATAAATATTTTGAAGTAGAATGTATACATGTTGAAAAGTGCAATATACTCATTTTCAAAGATGTAAATAACCAGCACTGGCAAGTCATAGAAACAATCATCAAGTTGGTTGATGCTAAAAACAAATATACAAGCGGCCATTCTACAAGAGTTGCAGAATATGCCATTAAGATTGGTATTCAACTTGGCCTGGATAAGTCTGATGTGCTGCAATTATGGTCCTGTGGAATCGCTCATGACATAGGCAAAATAGGGGTTCCTGATGAAATCCTTAATTCAGACAAAAGATATGCCAGAGATTCCGAAGAAATGAAGCTGCTGGAAAAACATGTTGTAATAGGGGCATCAATTTTGGGGGGTTTGGAAGAATTCAGGGAAATGCAACCTATTGTCCTATATCATCACGAAAGAATAGACGGAAAAGGATATTTAGGTATAAAAGGACCGGAAATCCCCCTGTTTTCAAAAATAATAGCGGTAGCGGATACCTATGATGCAATGTCTAGCGGTAGAAAATACCAGGACAAGCCTATTAGGGAATGCCATGAAGTTCTAAACATACTAGAGGATGGGAGCATAGGAACACAGTTGGACTCTGAATGCTTCTACGCCTTTGTTGAGGCAATGAAAAGGGAAGGATATATACAAAACATGCGAAGTGCGGAAGGTAAGTTCATAGGAACTGGAAAACTTCATGATTTTGTAGTGAGAGAAGCCGTATCAAACAAATTGATTATTCGAGAGGACTATGAAAATGATTTTCGCATTGATGTTGACAGGCTCTACCAGCTGTTAAGCTGA